The Bacillus carboniphilus genome contains a region encoding:
- the secDF gene encoding protein translocase subunit SecDF produces the protein MIKRSRIVAFFLIVLLLASTMGLTTKDILGNIKLGLDLQGGFEVLYQVEKTENGPKITNDIVASTAETLNNRVNSLGVNEPSIDIEEGDRIRVQLAGVENQATARELLATEANISFRDVNDQVLLDGTDLVEGGAKQSFDEQGKPIVTLELKSADLFADATRKVLEMGQPVIVIWLDFEEGDSYQEELTKPEEKRKFISNPSVSKVINSKDVMIEGSFTAKEAQTLASLLNSGSLPVKLEEIYSTSVGAQFGEQALDKTIFAGLIGIGLVFLFMLVFYRFLGLIAVMTLSVYIYLVVLVFDWMNAVLTLPGIAALILGVGMAVDANIITYERIKEEIKVGRSIKAAFQEGNKSSLLTILDANITTILAGAVLFMFGTSSVKGFATMLIISILASFITAIYGTRLLLGLWVNSKALNKRPGWFGVKKEEIKDIAEGFDAYTLPNKFDKWDFLKHQKKFFIFSGILLAAGLVCLLVFRLNLGIDFSSGTRVQILAEDSVTSEEITNELEKIDMVSNDIVLAGDNNEMAVVQYKGVMTKEEIDTLKSHFMDVYGSEPSVSTVSPTVGTELAKNALMAVAIAAIGIIIYVAFRFEAKMGVASVLALVHDAFLIVAVFSITRFEVDITFIAAVLTIIGYSINDTIVTFDRIRANLRNKKRLKSYEDIKEVVNQSLRQTFTRSINTVLTVVLTVVALFVLGAESITNFSFALLIGLIAGTYSSLFIAAQVWMIWKGKELEKKGTIVTEKKEKAFSDEPQV, from the coding sequence ATGATTAAACGCAGTCGAATCGTTGCGTTTTTTCTCATTGTCTTGTTACTCGCAAGTACAATGGGTCTGACAACGAAGGATATTCTAGGAAACATTAAACTTGGATTAGACCTACAGGGTGGATTCGAAGTCTTATACCAAGTAGAGAAAACTGAGAACGGCCCTAAGATTACAAACGATATTGTAGCAAGCACGGCAGAAACATTAAATAATCGTGTTAATTCATTAGGAGTAAATGAACCAAGCATTGATATTGAAGAGGGAGATCGAATTCGCGTTCAGTTGGCGGGTGTAGAGAATCAAGCTACTGCACGTGAGCTATTAGCTACTGAAGCAAACATTAGTTTCCGTGACGTGAATGATCAGGTTCTCTTAGACGGTACAGATCTTGTTGAAGGTGGAGCCAAACAGTCTTTTGATGAACAAGGTAAACCAATCGTTACTTTAGAGCTTAAAAGTGCAGACTTGTTTGCAGATGCCACTCGCAAAGTTCTAGAAATGGGACAGCCTGTCATTGTCATTTGGTTGGATTTTGAGGAAGGCGATTCTTACCAGGAAGAACTCACAAAACCAGAGGAAAAAAGAAAATTCATTTCGAACCCCTCTGTTAGTAAAGTCATTAACAGCAAGGATGTCATGATTGAAGGAAGCTTTACAGCAAAAGAAGCACAAACGTTAGCTTCCTTACTAAACTCAGGTAGCTTGCCAGTTAAGCTAGAAGAAATCTATTCTACTTCAGTTGGTGCCCAGTTTGGTGAACAGGCTCTCGATAAGACTATTTTTGCAGGACTTATTGGGATTGGACTTGTTTTCTTATTTATGCTCGTGTTCTACCGTTTCCTTGGTTTAATTGCGGTCATGACATTATCTGTCTACATTTATTTAGTCGTACTAGTATTCGATTGGATGAACGCAGTCCTGACACTACCGGGAATTGCAGCCCTTATTCTCGGGGTAGGTATGGCTGTTGATGCAAATATTATTACGTACGAAAGAATCAAAGAGGAAATAAAAGTAGGTCGCTCTATTAAAGCGGCATTCCAAGAGGGGAATAAATCCTCACTGTTAACAATATTGGATGCTAACATCACGACGATTTTGGCCGGAGCTGTACTATTTATGTTTGGGACAAGCTCGGTTAAAGGGTTTGCAACGATGTTAATCATCAGTATCCTTGCCAGCTTTATTACCGCCATCTATGGAACTAGACTTCTTCTTGGTCTATGGGTGAATAGTAAAGCACTTAACAAACGTCCAGGCTGGTTTGGTGTTAAGAAAGAAGAGATTAAGGATATTGCAGAAGGCTTTGATGCCTACACATTACCTAACAAATTTGATAAATGGGACTTTTTAAAACATCAGAAAAAGTTCTTCATTTTCTCAGGAATATTACTTGCTGCTGGATTAGTGTGTTTACTAGTATTCAGGTTAAATCTTGGAATTGACTTTTCAAGTGGTACTCGTGTTCAAATTTTAGCTGAGGATTCTGTGACTTCAGAAGAAATTACAAATGAACTCGAAAAAATCGATATGGTATCTAACGACATTGTACTGGCTGGTGATAATAATGAGATGGCCGTCGTTCAGTATAAAGGAGTTATGACCAAAGAAGAAATTGATACATTAAAATCACATTTCATGGATGTGTATGGTTCTGAACCAAGTGTAAGTACCGTTTCACCAACAGTTGGTACTGAATTAGCCAAGAATGCTTTAATGGCAGTCGCAATTGCTGCGATAGGAATCATCATTTATGTTGCATTCCGATTTGAAGCGAAAATGGGTGTTGCATCTGTTCTGGCATTAGTCCATGATGCGTTCTTAATTGTAGCGGTCTTTAGTATTACGAGGTTTGAAGTGGATATTACTTTCATTGCTGCAGTACTAACCATTATTGGTTATTCAATCAATGATACCATTGTTACATTTGATCGAATAAGAGCTAACTTACGTAACAAGAAGAGATTGAAATCCTACGAAGATATTAAGGAAGTTGTCAATCAAAGTTTAAGACAAACATTTACAAGATCAATCAACACTGTATTGACTGTAGTCTTAACAGTTGTAGCTCTTTTTGTATTAGGTGCAGAGTCTATAACAAACTTCTCTTTTGCATTACTAATCGGTTTAATTGCCGGTACTTACTCTTCTCTTTTCATCGCAGCCCAAGTATGGATGATTTGGAAAGGGAAAGAGCTTGAGAAAAAAGGAACAATCGTCACAGAGAAAAAAGAAAAAGCATTCTCAGACGAACCACAAGTATAA
- a CDS encoding cation diffusion facilitator family transporter, producing the protein MKVEGVRVLDKEKRFKQAEFAAWVGIVGNIVLAIIKYVAGTISGSRALVADAVHSASDVAGSFAVWVGLRAAKQPPDEDHPYGHGKAESIAAIIVAVLLLLVGFEIGKSSFESFFEPIEPPKMLAIYAVVLSIVVKEIMFQYKFRLGKRIKSDAIIINAYEHRSDVYSSIAALVGIGASILGGRLGISWLEYADPVAGLVVAILIIKMAWTLGAESIHNTLDHVLHEEDTMEMRKAVESIPEVKMINEFHAREHGHYVIVDIKIAVDPHMTVEDGHKVGKRVKEILMEESDVQNVFVHVNPYNPDDDN; encoded by the coding sequence ATGAAAGTGGAAGGAGTTCGGGTGTTGGATAAAGAGAAAAGGTTTAAACAAGCAGAATTTGCTGCATGGGTTGGTATTGTTGGAAATATTGTCCTAGCTATCATTAAATACGTAGCTGGAACCATCTCTGGAAGCCGGGCTCTGGTAGCAGATGCTGTACATTCAGCTTCTGATGTAGCGGGATCCTTTGCTGTTTGGGTTGGACTTCGAGCAGCAAAACAGCCCCCAGATGAAGATCATCCCTATGGACATGGGAAAGCAGAGTCCATTGCAGCTATTATTGTAGCTGTCCTTTTATTACTGGTAGGGTTTGAAATAGGAAAGTCCTCGTTTGAATCATTTTTTGAGCCGATTGAGCCTCCAAAGATGTTAGCTATTTATGCAGTGGTCCTCTCAATTGTTGTTAAAGAAATCATGTTTCAATATAAGTTTCGGTTGGGTAAGAGAATAAAAAGTGATGCCATTATTATAAACGCCTATGAACATCGATCTGATGTCTATTCCTCTATTGCCGCCCTAGTAGGAATTGGTGCTTCTATCTTGGGTGGACGGCTTGGGATTTCATGGCTAGAGTATGCGGACCCTGTAGCTGGTCTTGTGGTGGCAATCCTTATTATTAAAATGGCATGGACGCTAGGAGCAGAATCTATACATAATACTTTAGACCATGTCCTGCATGAGGAAGATACTATGGAAATGCGTAAAGCGGTCGAGTCCATTCCAGAAGTAAAAATGATAAATGAATTCCATGCTAGAGAACATGGACATTATGTTATCGTTGACATAAAAATTGCAGTGGATCCTCATATGACTGTAGAAGATGGACATAAGGTAGGAAAGAGAGTGAAGGAGATTTTAATGGAGGAATCCGATGTTCAAAACGTATTCGTCCATGTAAACCCGTATAACCCTGATGACGATAATTAA
- a CDS encoding LapA family protein: MKQQGMLIASILFALIVAIFAVVNVESVRVNYLFGYAEWPLILIILGSVLMGGLILGTVGFFRYYSLQKKYKLLNHDYEKLKHQLDEGQSDVGIQVEDKTNKENS, encoded by the coding sequence ATGAAACAACAAGGAATGTTAATTGCCTCCATATTATTTGCATTGATTGTTGCTATATTTGCAGTGGTTAATGTTGAATCGGTAAGAGTAAACTATTTGTTTGGTTATGCTGAATGGCCTTTGATTTTAATTATTCTAGGTTCTGTTTTAATGGGTGGTCTTATTTTAGGAACGGTCGGCTTTTTCCGGTACTATAGTCTTCAGAAAAAATACAAATTATTAAATCATGACTACGAGAAGCTAAAGCATCAACTAGATGAAGGTCAAAGTGATGTGGGTATTCAAGTAGAGGATAAAACAAATAAAGAGAATAGTTAG